TGCCTcaaatttgaatcattttctATAACATTGTCCTacacaaaaaaagttatatacaGTTTATGCAGATTTGATTACAACTATTTCACAACTTCTTTGTTTCAGACAATGCTCCAAACTCCAACACATTCCAGATGTAGCAAAAGGTGTTCAGAGAaatattgagtttcaacaaattcCAAAGAAGATCGCTGATGTTCAAAAGCAATTCGAGAAGACTAAAGAATCACGATTGAAGAATACCTCATCTCTGAAAAAGACGCGGGCAGCCATTTCTGATGAAATCAAAACCATACGTAAGGATATCAACGAAATCCTTGACAAGATTGAGAAAACAACTTTACAGGACTTGGACGGAATGATAGCTGAACTTGAAAAAAACCTAAAGGAAGATATTGAAACTTGTGATAAAATGACTTTCGAACTGCAAAACATGATAGTCGCTTTTCAAACCAAAGAAAAATCAAGCGagtcaaaatcatatattgCGTACAGAAAGGGCGAGGATATGATT
The sequence above is drawn from the Mya arenaria isolate MELC-2E11 chromosome 14, ASM2691426v1 genome and encodes:
- the LOC128218069 gene encoding uncharacterized protein LOC128218069; the encoded protein is MHPGEALKLVCGGHDQLCCSICVAIDHRQCSKLQHIPDVAKGVQRNIEFQQIPKKIADVQKQFEKTKESRLKNTSSLKKTRAAISDEIKTIRKDINEILDKIEKTTLQDLDGMIAELEKNLKEDIETCDKMTFELQNMIVAFQTKEKSSESKSYIAYRKGEDMISQANDHLCGISAIEYYNVTFQANNLIEELLSSIKTFLEIE